One genomic window of Corynebacterium pseudotuberculosis includes the following:
- a CDS encoding DUF5979 domain-containing protein: MGSSRATRLCKAFIVAVVTSLVAAMCVVVQPAVAQARSECSGGSYSNLHWKDGSPGVKDGVYNGRSEQAQVEFDWEVPNSATKGDTFYIQLPEELVTVNTGLLQLKNNSGVVVAEANIIGNSKKVEFTLTEVVDKKFEVKGKAHFTVEWDRDSKSNLPEKGFGTVKNPGKLRFDGCGSGNLNGVYTPDGPAGVRHESGKSGEYFGPKDVDGKTHHLFGWTVFVGSDTGTSSFSVTDTPPEGHKFSCDSKFAEGNWSPIILEATTESGTTPTNVIQIGTGVKHTGKHNLTLSNHAQKVQWEPVRTLGAHGFEIDCQEKSLTVNFPYGVDPRTGPRIVLTTHTEVKPIPGSRITNKASINGKDVEGSVVIPSAGGWAEGKLGGFAFRKQATGLERGLEKSFDFEWTCHHKNDLNKETNKGSTSLKSGESHHVSDQDKGTICNLKEKNADVEGYGRVTKWIVNGKTQESESVEVEASAKNEQAAIIEVTNSYTKKEEKPKTGSFKVTKKVKGLSTNHKDIQYPFTYTCTKEGADTKSGNFTITGEGEQVIDNIPAGYSCSVTEDTEKATVKGYSLVANVSGPVTIVADQIQEILVNNLYSQGKGSFSITKELQDPSNIAAGKKFSFEYECENKDLNFKTGGTVGPIGAGEKATVKDIPAGSICTIKEQDAKVPGADLKVSGLDESIIVGNDEKNVKVTNTYSVWRANIVLSKEITGSTSSALLEKPFEVDYVCVLGTRKRGGKVTVTAKTPIVISDLRSGSECTFTENTKDLDVKSARFNPAGSTTKTTVKVGDKGTNVSAKLINDYKELGKVSLTKVIGGLSADAWGSTGQNPREFDVEVTYKDASGDNKTQTLKISEDKITQLPALPAGTEIKIREIMPNNSALTTWSTPGYSSADGSAVVRDNGDGSATIIVPANSFDKPALVKVRNTANIPWWWSLLILVPFVVPHLVPSDSGSSSSATSTSTPQKPAAPSTQQPAPVKEKQKPKKTLAVTGASVHMVLIFGLILTMTGGAFFVMRRRQD, translated from the coding sequence ATGGGGAGTAGTCGGGCAACAAGGTTATGTAAGGCCTTTATCGTTGCCGTAGTTACTTCCTTGGTAGCGGCCATGTGCGTGGTTGTTCAGCCGGCGGTGGCGCAAGCGCGAAGCGAGTGTTCTGGTGGTAGTTATTCCAATTTGCACTGGAAGGATGGGAGCCCTGGCGTAAAAGATGGGGTTTACAATGGGCGTTCCGAGCAGGCGCAGGTGGAATTTGATTGGGAAGTTCCTAATAGTGCCACTAAGGGCGATACCTTTTATATTCAATTGCCTGAAGAGCTAGTTACCGTTAATACGGGGTTGTTGCAGCTAAAAAATAACAGTGGAGTTGTAGTTGCAGAGGCAAACATCATTGGTAATTCCAAAAAAGTGGAGTTTACTTTGACTGAAGTCGTCGATAAGAAATTCGAGGTCAAAGGTAAAGCCCACTTTACGGTTGAGTGGGATCGGGATAGCAAGAGTAATCTTCCGGAAAAAGGTTTCGGTACAGTTAAAAACCCTGGAAAACTTCGGTTTGATGGTTGCGGATCAGGCAATTTGAATGGAGTTTATACTCCCGATGGTCCTGCTGGGGTTAGGCACGAGAGCGGGAAGAGCGGTGAGTATTTTGGGCCTAAAGACGTAGATGGGAAAACCCATCACTTATTTGGTTGGACAGTGTTTGTCGGTAGCGATACTGGCACTTCTTCTTTTTCGGTAACGGATACGCCCCCGGAAGGTCATAAATTCTCATGCGATTCTAAATTTGCGGAGGGGAATTGGTCTCCGATCATATTGGAGGCCACTACCGAAAGCGGTACTACTCCTACAAATGTTATTCAAATTGGCACGGGTGTAAAACATACGGGTAAGCATAATCTTACTCTTAGCAATCATGCTCAAAAAGTGCAGTGGGAACCAGTACGCACCCTAGGTGCACATGGTTTTGAAATTGACTGCCAGGAAAAATCTTTGACAGTTAACTTCCCTTATGGAGTTGATCCACGGACTGGTCCTCGTATTGTTTTGACAACTCATACTGAAGTTAAGCCAATACCGGGCAGCCGTATTACTAACAAAGCTTCGATAAATGGAAAAGACGTTGAAGGTAGCGTTGTTATTCCTTCTGCTGGGGGCTGGGCAGAAGGTAAGCTTGGCGGCTTTGCTTTCCGGAAACAGGCTACTGGCCTTGAGCGTGGGCTAGAGAAGAGCTTTGACTTTGAGTGGACCTGTCACCATAAAAATGATCTTAATAAGGAGACGAATAAGGGGAGCACTTCGCTTAAATCTGGTGAATCGCATCATGTCTCGGATCAAGATAAAGGCACTATTTGCAATCTGAAAGAGAAGAACGCTGATGTTGAAGGATATGGACGCGTAACCAAGTGGATAGTGAATGGCAAGACTCAAGAAAGTGAATCGGTAGAAGTCGAGGCGAGTGCAAAAAATGAGCAAGCCGCGATCATTGAGGTCACTAACTCTTATACAAAGAAAGAAGAAAAACCAAAAACTGGTTCTTTCAAAGTAACCAAGAAAGTTAAAGGTCTTTCAACCAATCACAAGGACATTCAGTACCCCTTCACCTACACCTGTACCAAGGAAGGTGCTGATACTAAGTCCGGGAACTTCACTATTACAGGAGAAGGCGAGCAGGTCATTGATAATATCCCTGCCGGCTATTCCTGCTCGGTAACTGAGGACACGGAGAAGGCCACCGTTAAAGGCTATTCCCTGGTTGCTAACGTTTCTGGTCCAGTAACTATCGTTGCAGATCAGATCCAAGAGATACTCGTGAACAACCTTTATTCTCAAGGCAAGGGATCTTTCAGCATCACTAAGGAGCTCCAAGACCCGAGCAACATTGCGGCTGGTAAAAAGTTCTCCTTTGAGTACGAGTGTGAGAACAAAGACCTTAACTTTAAAACTGGCGGCACAGTAGGACCGATTGGCGCTGGTGAGAAAGCAACAGTCAAGGATATTCCCGCGGGTTCCATCTGCACTATCAAAGAGCAGGACGCCAAGGTGCCAGGGGCCGATCTTAAGGTTTCTGGTCTGGATGAATCCATCATTGTTGGTAACGATGAAAAGAACGTCAAGGTAACTAATACGTATTCCGTCTGGCGTGCAAATATTGTCCTTTCTAAGGAGATCACTGGTTCCACTTCCTCAGCTTTGTTGGAAAAGCCTTTTGAAGTGGACTATGTATGTGTGTTGGGGACTAGAAAGAGAGGCGGCAAAGTAACCGTTACCGCCAAGACGCCGATAGTGATCAGCGATCTACGTTCTGGCTCCGAGTGCACGTTCACAGAGAACACCAAAGACCTTGATGTGAAGAGCGCTCGCTTTAACCCAGCTGGTTCCACCACAAAAACCACCGTTAAAGTCGGTGACAAAGGAACTAATGTCTCCGCGAAACTGATCAATGATTATAAGGAATTAGGCAAGGTCTCCTTGACCAAGGTGATCGGAGGCTTGTCTGCAGATGCGTGGGGTTCCACAGGGCAGAATCCACGGGAGTTTGATGTAGAGGTCACTTATAAGGACGCAAGCGGAGACAACAAGACACAGACTCTGAAGATATCTGAGGATAAGATCACTCAGCTGCCAGCATTGCCAGCGGGCACCGAGATCAAGATCCGGGAGATTATGCCAAATAATTCTGCGTTGACCACGTGGTCTACCCCTGGTTATTCCTCCGCTGATGGCTCTGCTGTTGTCCGCGACAATGGTGACGGTTCTGCCACAATTATTGTTCCGGCTAATTCCTTTGATAAGCCGGCATTGGTTAAGGTGCGCAATACCGCCAATATTCCGTGGTGGTGGTCGTTATTGATCCTGGTGCCATTTGTGGTCCCGCACCTGGTGCCGTCGGATAGCGGAAGCTCCAGCTCTGCGACGTCGACAAGCACCCCACAGAAGCCTGCTGCGCCTTCTACTCAGCAGCCGGCGCCTGTAAAGGAGAAGCAAAAGCCTAAGAAGACTCTTGCCGTCACGGGCGCGAGCGTACACATGGTTTTGATCTTTGGATTAATTCTTACGATGACTGGTGGGGCATTCTTTGTGATGCGTCGTCGTCAAGATTAA
- a CDS encoding phosphatase PAP2 family protein has protein sequence MDAYLLDFVIQQRNEAATPWVVALTTATRPAFVMVAALVASAMLMLKRRALPLFPAVAVGLAWISSSALKYLCGRERPSRELQLLYEYNPSFPSGHATTAFAAATVLALLCRRWWVVTAWIMAAAVALSRLYVGVHWPSDVLAGALLGAGVVAATYAVMRKTAAARTH, from the coding sequence GTGGATGCATATCTTTTAGATTTTGTAATTCAGCAGCGCAATGAGGCTGCGACGCCGTGGGTGGTTGCATTAACCACGGCAACGCGACCGGCGTTTGTTATGGTTGCGGCGCTGGTGGCGTCGGCAATGCTTATGCTCAAGCGCCGCGCGTTGCCGTTGTTTCCAGCGGTAGCAGTGGGGCTTGCATGGATAAGCAGTAGCGCATTGAAATATCTGTGCGGACGGGAGCGACCAAGCAGGGAGCTGCAGCTTCTTTATGAATACAATCCGTCATTCCCCTCGGGCCATGCGACAACGGCCTTCGCGGCTGCTACCGTACTTGCGTTGCTATGCCGCCGCTGGTGGGTGGTTACTGCATGGATTATGGCAGCGGCAGTAGCGCTGAGCAGGCTGTACGTGGGGGTGCACTGGCCTAGCGACGTCCTAGCCGGCGCGCTCCTAGGGGCTGGGGTTGTAGCCGCAACCTACGCAGTAATGCGGAAAACTGCGGCAGCGAGGACGCATTAA
- a CDS encoding DUF5129 domain-containing protein, with product MRNFVKFSCLITAVVFSLLLLPSGALTIARADAPVNVTIYDQDNVLSPGEEAELTQKTQALNFPAHVPNIDYIVSATATTPYDDWVKDFGLHQHRELINQEGNKWADGHVLFTVDVNLRAMGTYVGEDLKGPLGYNQHSTRYSDSMKRSFKNGDWVGGLLTGATTVADYDPNATDNSNWIVGGIFAAGGAAFAAIVGFISFHYRKQRRQLAMQNYQTVATNYTHLANNLDSIDIRAHSLSSPIADATLRREWEDIKNGFLAQHETMMQLPENADEKAIYARRKELAAAAASVTQLRNAENNIDTLFRMEKGNTDVRLAELTALHEDILKAEVEADDAAIQARIGELSTRCRALIADPAAANFMDEYALIVSEYGTVTKALAQKQFSQADLENNHTPSLGASDWHPGYGNYVPFFLMTSWHNDAVSAAEAASTSSTASYSGGFSGAGSSGSF from the coding sequence ATGCGTAATTTTGTAAAATTTTCGTGCTTAATTACGGCAGTAGTGTTTTCACTGCTCTTACTTCCTTCCGGTGCGCTTACAATCGCGCGTGCCGACGCCCCCGTGAATGTGACGATTTACGACCAAGACAACGTCCTGTCTCCTGGTGAGGAAGCCGAGCTTACTCAGAAGACTCAGGCTTTGAATTTTCCAGCCCATGTTCCCAACATTGACTACATCGTCAGCGCAACCGCTACCACTCCTTATGACGATTGGGTCAAGGACTTTGGGCTGCATCAGCATAGAGAACTGATCAACCAAGAAGGAAACAAATGGGCCGACGGTCATGTTTTGTTTACCGTGGATGTTAATCTCCGCGCAATGGGCACCTACGTGGGAGAAGATCTAAAAGGGCCCCTCGGATATAACCAGCATTCCACGCGTTATTCCGATTCTATGAAGAGGTCCTTTAAAAACGGCGACTGGGTGGGCGGCCTGCTCACTGGTGCAACGACTGTGGCTGACTATGACCCCAACGCTACCGACAACAGTAACTGGATAGTCGGCGGAATTTTTGCAGCTGGCGGCGCGGCTTTTGCGGCAATAGTGGGTTTTATCTCCTTCCACTATCGCAAGCAGCGGCGACAGCTTGCGATGCAGAATTACCAGACGGTAGCCACCAATTACACGCATCTTGCCAATAATTTAGACAGCATCGATATCCGTGCGCATTCCCTTAGCTCCCCCATCGCTGACGCCACCCTGCGCCGCGAATGGGAAGACATTAAAAATGGTTTTTTGGCTCAGCACGAGACCATGATGCAGCTTCCAGAAAACGCCGATGAGAAGGCTATTTATGCGCGGCGTAAAGAGCTAGCCGCGGCGGCAGCTAGTGTGACTCAGCTCCGCAACGCCGAGAACAACATCGATACTCTCTTCCGCATGGAGAAGGGTAATACCGATGTGCGGTTAGCGGAACTCACGGCCTTGCACGAGGACATCCTCAAGGCTGAGGTGGAGGCTGATGACGCCGCCATCCAAGCCCGTATCGGTGAGCTCAGTACCCGCTGCCGAGCCCTCATTGCAGATCCTGCCGCAGCGAACTTTATGGATGAATATGCGCTCATCGTCTCCGAATACGGCACGGTGACCAAAGCCCTGGCCCAAAAGCAATTCTCTCAAGCCGACCTTGAGAACAACCACACCCCAAGCCTGGGCGCTAGCGATTGGCACCCCGGTTACGGAAATTACGTGCCCTTCTTCCTCATGACTTCCTGGCATAATGACGCAGTCAGCGCGGCCGAAGCCGCTAGCACCTCATCTACCGCCTCATACTCCGGCGGTTTCTCCGGGGCGGGCTCGTCGGGAAGCTTTTAA
- a CDS encoding glycosyltransferase, which produces MSADKSTATKAVEKLQRFLLPRAGEPYDVRMLYLIEAEHNTARATWEDRGSVSLAAGNELSFLTYFNAFPASYWRRWSQLDSVILKVEVAGTARVDVYRSKIDGARIAVEGQVVTDGTAEFELSLQPFEDGGWLWFDLTAETDTTVIEAGWYASQAPGPQTLPDGTQVGPFEPRVTVGIPTFNRPADAVAALEALASDPEVDAVIDTMIMPDQGTKHPADEPGYKAATEHFGERFFEFRQGNLGGSGGYSRIMYEALGGVDGTGAAGAKKSPYILYMDDDIAIEPDSVLRALQVARYAKSPMLVGGQMLNLQERSHLHTMGEVIGRHDFMWTSAPHVHYDHDFAKHPLADRGKPGDKPGMPNSVDLHRRIDAEFNGWWMCMIPRVVAEEIGQPLPLFIKWDDAEFGLRAGRHGYPTATWPGIAIWHMAWSDKDDAIDWQAYFHLRNRLVVAANYHDGPVDGIIKSMQKATIKHLMCLEYSTVAIQNEAMKDFLAGPDQLFNILESSLPRIATIRKGYSDAVVLPTAADLPKPTGIPGVPTRDIGGRLAPIKKAVWLAKGLKHSLSKENKDHHEVPQANLSPIEARWFSLSRLDGATVTTADGRGVVYRKRNVEQAKELLKESRRLQKEVAENFDRLRGEYRAAHKHLTSREAWSEIFAGGVDE; this is translated from the coding sequence ATGAGCGCTGATAAGAGCACGGCTACTAAGGCAGTGGAAAAGCTGCAGCGATTCCTGCTACCACGAGCAGGCGAGCCTTATGACGTGCGGATGTTGTACCTCATCGAGGCAGAACACAACACTGCGCGTGCGACGTGGGAGGACCGCGGCTCGGTATCGCTTGCTGCCGGCAACGAGTTGAGCTTTTTGACGTACTTCAACGCATTTCCCGCAAGCTATTGGCGCCGTTGGTCTCAGCTGGACTCTGTCATCCTCAAGGTCGAGGTTGCCGGTACTGCACGCGTAGATGTGTACCGCTCCAAGATCGATGGTGCGCGCATCGCTGTGGAAGGCCAAGTGGTCACTGATGGGACTGCTGAATTTGAGCTTTCCCTGCAACCCTTCGAGGACGGCGGCTGGCTGTGGTTTGACCTCACCGCAGAGACTGACACCACCGTTATAGAGGCAGGCTGGTACGCCTCGCAGGCACCGGGCCCCCAGACGCTTCCCGACGGCACCCAGGTAGGTCCCTTCGAACCGCGCGTGACCGTGGGCATTCCCACCTTCAACCGCCCAGCAGACGCAGTGGCCGCGCTAGAAGCCCTAGCTTCTGACCCAGAGGTAGACGCGGTCATTGACACGATGATCATGCCGGATCAAGGCACCAAGCATCCCGCTGATGAGCCAGGCTATAAAGCTGCAACTGAGCACTTCGGGGAGCGCTTCTTTGAGTTCCGACAGGGGAACCTGGGCGGATCGGGCGGCTATTCCCGCATCATGTATGAGGCTCTCGGCGGTGTAGACGGAACTGGCGCGGCCGGCGCAAAGAAGAGCCCTTACATCCTGTACATGGATGATGACATCGCCATTGAGCCCGACTCAGTGCTGCGTGCGCTTCAGGTAGCACGCTACGCTAAGTCCCCGATGCTTGTCGGCGGACAAATGCTCAATCTTCAGGAACGCAGCCACCTTCACACCATGGGTGAGGTGATTGGGCGTCATGACTTTATGTGGACCTCCGCTCCTCATGTGCACTACGACCATGACTTTGCCAAACACCCCCTCGCAGACCGCGGCAAACCAGGCGACAAGCCCGGTATGCCTAACTCCGTTGACCTGCATCGCCGCATCGACGCAGAGTTCAACGGCTGGTGGATGTGCATGATTCCGCGTGTTGTCGCAGAAGAAATCGGGCAACCGCTGCCACTATTTATCAAGTGGGATGACGCTGAATTTGGGCTTCGCGCCGGGCGACATGGCTATCCGACGGCCACCTGGCCGGGCATCGCTATTTGGCACATGGCGTGGTCGGACAAGGACGACGCAATTGACTGGCAGGCTTATTTCCACCTGCGCAACCGTCTTGTGGTGGCTGCTAACTATCACGATGGCCCTGTTGATGGCATTATCAAGTCGATGCAAAAGGCCACAATTAAGCATCTAATGTGCTTGGAATACTCGACCGTGGCCATTCAAAATGAAGCCATGAAGGACTTCCTCGCAGGTCCGGATCAGCTCTTTAACATTCTAGAGTCTTCCTTGCCGCGTATTGCGACGATTCGTAAGGGATATTCAGACGCTGTGGTGTTGCCTACCGCCGCGGACCTGCCCAAGCCCACTGGTATTCCCGGTGTGCCGACTCGCGACATCGGTGGCCGCCTGGCTCCTATCAAGAAGGCCGTGTGGCTGGCCAAGGGGCTCAAGCACTCATTGTCCAAGGAAAACAAGGACCATCACGAGGTGCCTCAGGCAAATCTTTCTCCTATCGAGGCACGTTGGTTTAGCCTCTCGCGTCTCGACGGCGCCACTGTGACCACTGCTGATGGCCGTGGAGTGGTATACCGTAAACGCAATGTGGAGCAGGCAAAGGAACTGCTCAAAGAGTCGCGTCGTCTGCAAAAGGAAGTCGCAGAGAACTTTGATCGTCTGCGCGGCGAGTACCGTGCTGCCCATAAGCACCTGACCAGCCGTGAAGCATGGTCCGAGATTTTTGCAGGTGGCGTGGATGAGTAA
- a CDS encoding phosphatase PAP2 family protein, which yields MSKLESDVLVGIQSCLASQRAVLPTARALSHFGEHALGWMGLAALGACADKGRRRQWIHVGVSAFLSHAASVVIKRIVRRKRPNDERITIGVGTPSKLSFPSSHATSTSAALVSLAKLTRSPLPLLGIPVMMTSRMVLGVHYPTDVAVGAILGAATAQAVSRMDKKEK from the coding sequence ATGAGTAAATTGGAATCAGATGTTCTCGTTGGGATCCAATCGTGTTTAGCTTCCCAGCGTGCCGTTCTACCCACCGCCCGCGCTCTCAGCCATTTCGGCGAACACGCTTTGGGCTGGATGGGGCTGGCCGCCTTGGGCGCTTGTGCGGATAAGGGAAGACGACGTCAGTGGATACACGTTGGCGTATCGGCTTTTCTCAGCCATGCTGCTAGCGTTGTGATCAAACGTATTGTGCGACGGAAGCGTCCGAATGATGAGCGGATCACCATTGGGGTGGGAACGCCCTCTAAGCTGAGCTTTCCTAGCTCGCATGCGACGTCGACAAGCGCTGCTTTGGTGAGTCTGGCTAAGCTCACGCGCAGTCCGCTTCCGCTGCTCGGTATCCCTGTGATGATGACATCGCGTATGGTGCTCGGAGTGCATTACCCAACCGACGTGGCCGTCGGAGCGATTCTCGGTGCGGCTACCGCGCAAGCAGTGTCGCGAATGGATAAGAAGGAAAAGTAA
- a CDS encoding decaprenyl-phosphate phosphoribosyltransferase, whose protein sequence is MTEQNKSFLEPEPHTRGVEDNKKRRPPKNLADAMIKALRPKQWVKNVLVLAAPAAAGTEAFFAPRTLVDILIAFVAFCLSASAIYLINDARDVEADRQHPTKRFRPIAAGVLPVNLAYGMAVFLMLAAAFISYFASSGHGLVIVVVVYIALQLGYCFGWKHQPVIDIALVSSGFMLRAMAGGVAAGINLSQWFLLVAAFGSLFMASGKRYAEILLAQKSGAKIRKSLEGYTPTYLRFVWTLSATAVVIAYSLWGFEMAASSSGTASVWYQISMVPFTVAILRYAADVDRGDGGAPDELALSDRALQVLAIAWVVCIGIAVYLVPAI, encoded by the coding sequence GTGACCGAGCAAAACAAGAGCTTCCTTGAGCCCGAACCCCACACACGTGGCGTGGAGGACAATAAGAAGCGTCGTCCGCCGAAGAATCTCGCCGACGCGATGATTAAAGCGCTGCGCCCCAAGCAGTGGGTGAAGAACGTCCTCGTTCTTGCGGCGCCCGCTGCAGCCGGCACAGAGGCATTCTTTGCGCCACGCACACTCGTGGACATTCTTATCGCCTTTGTCGCTTTTTGCCTTTCAGCATCTGCGATCTATCTGATTAATGATGCCCGCGATGTTGAGGCGGATAGGCAACACCCGACCAAGCGCTTCAGGCCGATTGCCGCTGGTGTTCTGCCCGTTAATCTGGCTTATGGCATGGCGGTATTCCTGATGCTGGCGGCTGCGTTTATCAGCTACTTTGCTTCCTCGGGCCATGGCCTTGTGATCGTTGTAGTGGTCTATATCGCATTGCAATTGGGCTACTGCTTTGGTTGGAAACACCAGCCAGTGATCGATATTGCCTTGGTTTCCTCCGGATTTATGCTGCGTGCCATGGCCGGCGGTGTGGCCGCAGGCATCAACCTTTCACAGTGGTTCCTTTTGGTTGCTGCGTTTGGTTCGCTGTTTATGGCATCAGGTAAGCGCTATGCGGAAATTCTGTTGGCCCAGAAGTCGGGCGCGAAAATTCGCAAGTCACTTGAGGGATACACTCCCACGTATCTTCGCTTCGTGTGGACGCTCTCCGCGACCGCTGTGGTTATTGCGTATTCCTTGTGGGGCTTTGAGATGGCTGCCTCGTCTTCCGGAACGGCTTCAGTGTGGTACCAGATTTCGATGGTTCCATTTACCGTGGCTATCTTGCGCTATGCGGCCGACGTTGATCGTGGTGACGGCGGCGCTCCCGATGAGCTTGCGCTTTCAGACCGTGCATTACAAGTCCTAGCGATCGCATGGGTCGTGTGCATCGGTATCGCTGTATATTTGGTTCCCGCGATTTAG
- the zomB gene encoding flagellar motor control protein ZomB codes for MNKGRSLSVTTAFITVMVIAVLTFVGGWQRRWISDDGLIVLRTVRNLLAGNGPVFNAGERVEANTSTLWQYLIFIVAKVTGGELTAIALWLALLLTTAALAIAALATVRLHPERNALILPFGAVIYIALPPARDFATSGLEWGLSLFWLAALWWFVVAWVHTARPAVAASSDSQRADKGALRATLFLAFWCGLSWLVRPEMALYGGVVGLVLFISAETWRRRGLILLVALPLPLGYEIFRMGYYGLIVPQTAVAKSAKLSDWASGWMYLRDFNDPYGMIIAVLLVLAVGYTVFVRGGFFRGFRGPWRAESQSEAEPTQRFAAVRSQLRTSRAMIVVLLDCALLHILYVTRVGGDFMHGRMLLLPLFVLLLPVAVIPVRPTSEGKIYELASFGLFCGAMTWAFLVIAGGHSYERPGSGDAQKEIGIVDERAYWTQSMGREPDNAPKTAEDFLEVPVMRTFKERLAQAQANNDALMLDFVIDDKKELYDWQAVPRDNSAKEKDIPLTITRINLGMTSMNAPLDVRVVDSVGLSNPLGARQPRIEGSRVGHNKHLPLSWQAADSAANLSDLPVWVDGPEARSVRKVLYTEDVAEFIASYREPMSVSRFLKNIAFALGPGRSLELSPDPAHYGANTDQSARISWPVSAHTD; via the coding sequence ATGAATAAGGGTCGGTCATTGTCAGTGACCACCGCGTTTATAACCGTCATGGTCATCGCGGTGCTTACATTTGTGGGAGGCTGGCAACGCCGGTGGATTAGCGATGATGGCCTGATAGTTTTGCGGACCGTCCGAAATCTCCTTGCCGGTAATGGCCCGGTATTCAACGCTGGCGAGCGAGTAGAAGCCAATACCTCCACTCTGTGGCAGTACCTCATCTTTATTGTTGCCAAAGTGACGGGCGGGGAGCTCACCGCGATTGCGCTGTGGCTTGCTCTGCTTCTGACCACAGCTGCGCTGGCTATTGCGGCACTTGCCACTGTGCGCCTTCATCCAGAGCGTAATGCGCTGATCCTTCCTTTCGGTGCCGTTATCTATATAGCTCTGCCTCCGGCGCGAGACTTTGCCACATCTGGGTTGGAGTGGGGCCTGTCCCTCTTCTGGCTGGCAGCGTTGTGGTGGTTTGTCGTTGCATGGGTTCATACTGCTCGCCCAGCAGTGGCGGCGTCGTCAGACTCGCAGCGAGCGGATAAAGGTGCGCTCCGGGCAACGCTTTTCCTAGCCTTTTGGTGTGGGCTGAGCTGGCTAGTGCGTCCGGAAATGGCACTCTATGGTGGCGTGGTCGGCCTGGTCCTTTTTATTAGCGCGGAGACCTGGCGCCGGCGTGGCCTTATTTTGTTGGTGGCTCTGCCGCTTCCTTTGGGATATGAGATTTTCCGGATGGGGTACTACGGTCTGATTGTTCCGCAGACCGCCGTGGCCAAGTCTGCAAAGCTAAGCGACTGGGCGAGCGGCTGGATGTATCTGAGGGACTTTAATGATCCCTACGGAATGATCATCGCAGTGCTGTTGGTGCTCGCGGTGGGATATACGGTGTTTGTGCGTGGCGGTTTTTTCCGTGGTTTCCGTGGCCCGTGGAGGGCGGAATCACAGTCTGAGGCTGAACCGACGCAGCGGTTTGCCGCCGTGCGCTCGCAGTTGCGAACCTCTCGCGCCATGATTGTGGTGCTGCTGGATTGTGCTCTTTTGCATATTCTCTATGTGACCCGCGTCGGCGGTGACTTTATGCACGGCAGAATGTTGCTGTTGCCGCTGTTTGTGTTGCTCCTGCCCGTCGCAGTGATCCCGGTGCGGCCCACGAGCGAGGGGAAAATATACGAGCTGGCCAGCTTTGGACTCTTCTGCGGCGCGATGACATGGGCATTCCTGGTAATAGCCGGGGGGCATAGCTATGAGCGACCCGGTAGCGGGGATGCGCAGAAGGAAATCGGCATTGTGGATGAGCGGGCGTATTGGACGCAGTCGATGGGGCGCGAGCCTGATAATGCGCCAAAGACCGCAGAGGACTTTCTTGAGGTTCCGGTGATGCGAACATTCAAGGAACGCTTGGCGCAGGCACAGGCGAACAATGATGCGCTCATGCTGGATTTTGTGATTGATGATAAGAAAGAGCTCTATGACTGGCAGGCGGTCCCTCGTGACAACTCTGCCAAGGAAAAAGACATCCCGCTGACCATTACGCGCATTAACCTGGGCATGACATCGATGAATGCCCCTTTGGACGTGCGTGTTGTGGACTCCGTGGGGCTGTCTAATCCGTTGGGGGCTCGTCAGCCGCGTATTGAGGGTTCGCGAGTCGGCCACAACAAGCATCTTCCGCTGTCTTGGCAGGCTGCAGATTCTGCGGCCAATCTCAGCGACCTTCCCGTATGGGTTGACGGCCCAGAGGCGAGGAGTGTGCGTAAGGTTCTCTATACCGAGGACGTGGCCGAGTTTATTGCGAGTTATCGAGAACCAATGAGTGTTTCGCGATTCCTTAAAAACATTGCTTTTGCACTCGGACCAGGACGTTCGTTGGAACTTAGTCCAGATCCTGCCCACTATGGGGCTAACACAGACCAGTCCGCCCGTATTTCTTGGCCGGTGAGCGCCCACACTGACTAG